In one Myxocyprinus asiaticus isolate MX2 ecotype Aquarium Trade chromosome 1, UBuf_Myxa_2, whole genome shotgun sequence genomic region, the following are encoded:
- the LOC127455484 gene encoding brain-derived neurotrophic factor isoform X2, translating into MTILFVTMVISYFSCMRAAPMREIPGVQGGHRSEGYLGAAAAAVAAAVTSGSRGHGTPQSGGGLHLLTDTFEQVIEELLEVEGEATQQLGPGADQSQGGGGPAAAVAADSKDVDLYASRVMISNQVPLEPPLLFLLEEYKNYLDAANMSMRVRRHSDPTRRGELSVCDSISQWVTAVDKKTAIDMSGQTVTVLEKVPVTNGQLKQYFYETKCNPLGYTKEGCRGIDKRHYNSQCRTTQSYVRALTMDSKRKIGWRFIRIDTSCVCTLTIKRGR; encoded by the coding sequence ATGACCATCCTGTTCGTTACTATGGTTATTTCATACTTCAGTTGCATGAGAGCTGCACCCATGAGAGAGATCCCGGGCGTGCAGGGGGGGCACCGGTCTGAGGGCTACCTGGGTGCTGCTGCTGCCGCCGTCGCCGCTGCTGTCACCTCAGGCAGCCGAGGCCACGGGACTCCACAGAGTGGTGGGGGGCTACACTTGCTCACGGACACTTTTGAGCAGGTGATTGAGGAGTTGCTAGAGGTGGAAGGGGAGGCAACGCAGCAACTAGGGCCTGGGGCCGACCAGAGCCAAGGAGGGGGTGGTCCTGCTGCCGCAGTCGCAGCAGACTCGAAGGACGTTGACCTGTATGCCTCGCGGGTGATGATCAGCAACCAAGTGCCTTTGGAGCCACCATTACTCTTTCTCTTGGAGGAATACAAAAATTACCTGGATGCCGCCAACATGTCGATGCGTGTGCGGCGGCACTCAGACCCAACGCGGCGAGGGGAGCTCAGCGTTTGTGACAGTATTAGCCAGTGGGTGACAGCTGTGGACAAAAAGACGGCCATTGATATGTCTGGCCAGACAGTCACTGTTCTGGAAAAGGTCCCTGTGACTAATGGTCAGCTGAAGCAATACTTTTATGAGACAAAATGCAACCCCTTAGGGTACACAAAAGAGGGCTGCCGAGGAATAGACAAACGGCACTATAACTCGCAATGCCGGACAACCCAGTCTTACGTGCGAGCCCTTACCATGGATAGCAAAAGGAAGATCGGCTGGCGGTTTATACGGATAGACACTTCATGTGTATGCACATTGACCATTAAAAGGGGCAGATAG
- the LOC127455484 gene encoding brain-derived neurotrophic factor isoform X1, with translation MGPLVQHYLAAHRVKFQQVRRVMTILFVTMVISYFSCMRAAPMREIPGVQGGHRSEGYLGAAAAAVAAAVTSGSRGHGTPQSGGGLHLLTDTFEQVIEELLEVEGEATQQLGPGADQSQGGGGPAAAVAADSKDVDLYASRVMISNQVPLEPPLLFLLEEYKNYLDAANMSMRVRRHSDPTRRGELSVCDSISQWVTAVDKKTAIDMSGQTVTVLEKVPVTNGQLKQYFYETKCNPLGYTKEGCRGIDKRHYNSQCRTTQSYVRALTMDSKRKIGWRFIRIDTSCVCTLTIKRGR, from the coding sequence TTCCAACAGGTTAGAAGAGTGATGACCATCCTGTTCGTTACTATGGTTATTTCATACTTCAGTTGCATGAGAGCTGCACCCATGAGAGAGATCCCGGGCGTGCAGGGGGGGCACCGGTCTGAGGGCTACCTGGGTGCTGCTGCTGCCGCCGTCGCCGCTGCTGTCACCTCAGGCAGCCGAGGCCACGGGACTCCACAGAGTGGTGGGGGGCTACACTTGCTCACGGACACTTTTGAGCAGGTGATTGAGGAGTTGCTAGAGGTGGAAGGGGAGGCAACGCAGCAACTAGGGCCTGGGGCCGACCAGAGCCAAGGAGGGGGTGGTCCTGCTGCCGCAGTCGCAGCAGACTCGAAGGACGTTGACCTGTATGCCTCGCGGGTGATGATCAGCAACCAAGTGCCTTTGGAGCCACCATTACTCTTTCTCTTGGAGGAATACAAAAATTACCTGGATGCCGCCAACATGTCGATGCGTGTGCGGCGGCACTCAGACCCAACGCGGCGAGGGGAGCTCAGCGTTTGTGACAGTATTAGCCAGTGGGTGACAGCTGTGGACAAAAAGACGGCCATTGATATGTCTGGCCAGACAGTCACTGTTCTGGAAAAGGTCCCTGTGACTAATGGTCAGCTGAAGCAATACTTTTATGAGACAAAATGCAACCCCTTAGGGTACACAAAAGAGGGCTGCCGAGGAATAGACAAACGGCACTATAACTCGCAATGCCGGACAACCCAGTCTTACGTGCGAGCCCTTACCATGGATAGCAAAAGGAAGATCGGCTGGCGGTTTATACGGATAGACACTTCATGTGTATGCACATTGACCATTAAAAGGGGCAGATAG
- the lin7c gene encoding protein lin-7 homolog C → MASLGEPVRLERDISRAIELLDKLQRTGEVPPQKLQALQRVLQSEFCNAVREVYEHVYETVDINSSPEVRANATAKATVAAFAASEGHSHPRVVELPKTEEGLGFNIMGGKEQNSPIYISRIIPGGIADRHGGLKRGDQLLSVNGVSVEGEHHEKAVELLKAAQGTVKLVVRYTPKVLEEMESRFEKLRSAKRRQQNNYPQ, encoded by the exons ATGGCCTCTTTAGGAGAACCTGTACGTCTGGAAAGAG ACATATCTCGTGCAATTGAACTCCTGGACAAGCTCCAGAGAACAGGGGAAGTGCCTCCGCAGAAGCTGCAGGCACTGCAGAGGGTTTTGCAGAGTGAGTTCTGCAATGCTGTACGGGAG GTGTATGAGCATGTGTATGAGACAGTGGACATAAATAGCAGCCCAGAGGTGAGGGCCAATGCAACAGCAAAG GCTACAGTGGCTGCATTTGCAGCTAGTGAGGGTCACTCACACCCCCGTGTGGTGGaactcccaaaaacagaggaGGGACTGGGCTTCAACATCATGGGTGGGAAGGAACAAAACTCGCCTATCTACATCTCCCGTATCATTCCTGGAGGCATCGCTGATCGGCATGGTGGCCTGAAGAGAGGAGACCAGCTGCTGTCTGTGAATGGAGTG aGTGTAGAAGGAGAGCACCACGAGAAGGCTGTGGAGCTGTTGAAGGCTGCTCAGGGTACAGTGAAGCTGGTGGTACGATACACCCCTAAGGTTCTGGAAGAAATGGAGTCGCGCTTTGAGAAGTTGAGGTCTGCCAAACGCCGGCAACAGAACAACTACCCCCAGTAG